Within the Scomber scombrus chromosome 4, fScoSco1.1, whole genome shotgun sequence genome, the region AGTGAAAATATTCAAGTAAAGTTTGTACTGTAACAGGCTTACCCAGTGCAGTGGGCAGCAGTCAGGACCCAATCTGGACTGATCAGTATTCCTCCACAGGATAGTTTCTTTCCCTCCAACAGAGCCATGAAAGGCATCGAGTGAGGCCGTACTTGTTGACCTCCAATAATCTCAGCACCATGACCTaagacagaaaatattcagacaATTCATTTAGCAAGAaggtgataaaaacaaaacacaacactttGCACTGGCTGCATGATAATATTGAAAGACACCTGTAGCATTACTTTGCATGTTTCGAATAAGAAAGGTATCACCAAGTAAATATTTACTCACTAGACTGGACAATGAGGAGGACCATGGAAGAGAGAACAACACTGAGATTCATTAGGCAGagcatttcttcttctcttcgaTGTGATGATAAATGCACTGAAACCCACCTTGATGCGCACTCTTGTATTGATATGTTTAACTTCGAGGATGTGGTCTGAccaagaaaatgaatgagtcaGCAAAATGGACGAAAACATGACATGAAGAGCTGCTGCTAACCATCTTCATCTAGAAGACTGTGGTAACTGTCTGTCATTTACCAGTCATCATACAGTGGTTTTAACTGGCAGCTCTGTGGTGGAGGCTGTATTTACGTGAAGTAGAGAACATCATCAGGCTGCAGACCTTTCAGGTTGGTTGGACCAGTGTGCAACAGTTAAAGACTGGCGGTCTTTAACCACTTCAGCTATGATGCATTTAAGTAATATCATCTTTTGATTCAGAGGAAAGTGTGAGAAAGTGGAACATGTCAATGATGTGAAAGATAAACTATGAGAAAGAGTCAACTGCTGGAAAACAAAACCCCAACCCTTAAATGTACAAGAAAAGCCATCATGTCAACCATGTCACAGtagatgtatttttatgagGCTTTACATAAGCAGCCACCTAAGACAGCATTAAATTGCTTACAGTACATTTGtattgaaaaaaactaaacaataacaGAATGCAGACTAATATGCcgcacagaaataaaataaaaccaaaaggCCTGAGGTGCATGAGAAAATGCATATGTTcacaaacattttgtacatattCAAAAGATTTCATTGAGATCCCAACCAGGGTTACTCATGCTTGAAGGGGTAATTCTGCATATACCATGTGCTATGTGGAAAGACTGCAGAGTAgtaatttatataataataatagcaaatagaaaatatagtttcactgaaaaaacatccacaaaacaggaaaataaactaaaaattaGAAATTAGATGACAAATGGGTGTAATGTTGATTTAGTTTATTGTCACAGTTTCAGTAACCTTTAGCTGTAAAGGGCCGACAGCACAGGACAGGAGCTTCTAACGATCTACGTAAGCTGACCTTTAACATCTAACCACAATGTGCTACTACGAAGAGCATGTGAAACTGCTTAGCAAGCTACAGGAGCGGAATAATCTAGATAAATATAGATGTAGAAAATGATAGTTAacaatgtattgtatgtatacAAAGTATTTTCTGATGCTCCAGGAGGATGTAGGATGGATGTAAACTTCACCACTgaatttttgctttttatatcattttctgGTATACTAAATAATATGTTAGTCTGGATATCAGAAGATACCCTTGGTCTTACAGATTGTAAGACAGTTATGTGGACATGGTAACGATTGCTTCTTATGTTTAATCCATTCCTTACACCTTTTCtcctgtattttgtttttggaaAGCCAAGGATAACAAAAAAATTAGATGATGATAAAGAAATTCAAAGCCTACCAATCATAACTCTGGTTATGAttggtaaaaaatgaaaataaataaaaatgaatgttgcaCAAAAGAAATAGAAGTAATTAACATGGTCAAGAATACAAATCATTAACAGGAAGAGCTCATTGTATTTCAGACTTCTTCATTGTCTTTTTGATCCAGTCGAGTTGTTTTTGTGACAGAAAAGTGTAAACTCCAGGCTTTTTAATGAGGCCACACTGCTGTCCAAAGGAAGTGACTCCAACTAGTGCTCCATTGCACAACAGCGGTCCACCTGAATCACCCTAAAGAGAGCAAACACAAGACATATGGAGGTAAATACACAGCAGTTATGGTGATATGGATGTTACAGGTTACTTCCTGctcaaaatatatgaataacttCAGTGTACTTACCTGACAGGTATCAGCTTGGTTTTTACCATCTGAACCAGCACATATCATGCCCTTAGTGATGACAGGGTTTAAGTTGTAATAGTCAGGAGAGTTGCACTTCACTCTGTCCACCACAGTCACATTGACAGCCATCAGGacatcagacatttttttggcaacattatttgtttttcccCATCCAGCCACCTTGCAGGTGGAGCCACTTGCTGGGTCTTTGATGGTTTTATCCAAATTAAGCCATGCTACCGTTTTGGTTTTCTTTGCCGATTTGCTGAGCTgaaatatcaaaaaaaaaaaaaaaaaaaaggagcattaATTATTGATGGCAGGTTTGTGTATTGCCTTTATACTGTAGCATTTAAACAAGGAACAAGGAAGACTGGATAATATCAATAGAATTGCTAATAGTAATTCTAATATATAAGGAATTACAGTAGTCTGGGCaacaagaaattaaaatatagataactttatcaagaaaaacatttatacGGTATACTATTTGGAAATAAATAACAGCCTGACTATACATTGACATTTATATGATTTGAACTAAATTTGATTGaaatttcagttcagtttaactGGTATCTTTCCCTCCAGCCTACACAAACGTAAAGGTGCAGTGTAgaatttagtgccatctaggtTAACAGACTTGCACTACAATATTCAAAAGTATGTCTTAATTAGTGTATGATCACTTGCAAATAAGAATcattaccttaaaatgagcTCTTTACATCTACATAGGCAGTGGGTCATCTTCCATGGAtgccgccatgtttctacagtagcccagagcagacaaaccaaacactagctctagagagggacttttgtgtttttcacaaCCAACATAGGTtgtcctacacacttggaagtTGAGGTGTATTGAGTTTGTTGCAATCTACAGCCTCAACATTAGATGCCACTAAGTCCTGCACCCTGGTCCTTTTAGGAATACAGCTGgagattttctatatttttcttttcaacaaaTCTCGTCCAACAATTCCAAACCAATAATAAATTGATCCTATTTACAAGtatgtatccaaagtctgatatatcaatcaattaatcaatcagtcaatcaatctcTTAGTCCTCCATGCCTTTGACATccacaaactattaaaaacacccCAGTCAGCCACattgttgcactgggtgacacgTTCCACAACGATTATGGTCACagtaattttttttagaaaaggaCCTAAAGACGTACAATCTCTGTAGAGTAGTTCCTTGTACAGCTAAAGCCTCTGAACATATTGCAGATGATGTTGCATTCAATactttgctagcttgttgtaccacaagttcttcttctttggaGATGTTTACATTGTAGTTTCAAGTCAAAAGGTTGTGATATGAAGCACAAGTTAGCAAAACTCTTTAAATGGAACCACATTCTTGCACATGGTCAGTAGTATCTGCctcacacagaactactcttcagagactgaaaacacgATTgttgttattagtctttggagccatttctaaacaaactaatgcaCCCAAACTTTTTGGAGTTTTTGGTCTAGATACAGAGGAACatgatatatcaggctttgtgCGCACAATACTTGCAAGTAAGATGAGCTCATTGTTGGTTTGTATCTGcatatgagatttgttgacaataataaataatatagaaaatcaccagccataTCTTTTAAGAGTGAGTAAGAGAGAGTTCAGACAAAGCACCAGATATATTTCTAAATGATCTCTAATTACTTCATGCATCTCTGCAGATGGAAACAAGTGATTGTCGTTACTGTGGCGTCACCTTACCTTGAGCAACATGATGTCATTGACTTTGTCAGATTTATCATAGCAGGGATGAGGAATCCGTTTCTGCACCTTTAGGATCTGCCTTGAatccttctcctcttttatGGATTTTATGGAGTGCACCCCCAGGAAGACTGTCTTGATACTGTAAAAGCTTGAGACACAGTAATCTATTAGGTACAGTTTACATCAAGGTTTACTCCATCACACATAATAAGGTCAGGATATGGCCTTTGGAGACACTGAGAAATCTACTGCATTTCCTCCCAAGTGCGTATATGATTTGAGACTTCAGTGGTAGACATTTTGAAAGCAGAGTTTAAGTAGGGCTAATACTCTGTGGTAACTTCTAAAGTgtgaaactaaaatataaaatggtgatatttattttcactcttcCAGAGTTAATTAATACAAAGTCTGTGCTTGCAGATCTTCTAAATTTggtgaagattttttttacaaaaatacatttttttaacagataaATGATAATACAGTAAAACAGTTGTAATTATGTAAAATAAGTCTTCACAGGAGAAGTTATAATTGCTGACATAGTGCTTATAAATACTAAATAGGGACACCTACAGTGAAgcattacctttatttatattaaaattaagATTTCTGGCAATATCTTAGATCATGAGTTATAGTTTGAGTGAAAATATTGAAGTAAAGTTTGTTCTGTAAGAGGCTTACTCAGAGCAGTGGGCAGCAGTCAGGACCCATTTTGGACTGATCAGTATTCCTCCACAGGCTGGTGCATTTGTCTCCAGCAGAGCCATGAAAGGCATCGAATGAGGCGACACTACTTGACCTCCAATAATTTCAGCACCATGACCTAAGACAGAAATAAGTAGACAGTTAATTTAGCAAGAAggtgatgaaaacaaaatagGACACTTTGCACCAGCTGCGTGATACTATTTAAAGACACCTGTTGCATTACTTTGCATCTTCTGATTGAGAAAGATTTCACTTTGTAAATTTcttcaaatacataaaatattactTACTGGACTGGACAATGAGGATGACCATAGATGAGAGAACAACACTGAGATTCCTTGAGCAGagcatttcttctttctctttgatGTGACGGTAAATGCACTGAAACCCATCTCGATGCACACTCttgtatttatatgttaaaCTTAGAGGATGTGGTCTGACCATGCAAAATGCATGAGTCAACAAAATTGACGCAAACATGACATGAGGACTGCTGCCAACCGTCTTCATCTAGAAGGTGGTGCTAACTGTGCCTGTCATCATTTAGTGGTTTTAATCAGCAGCTGTGTAGTGGAGGCTGTATTTACGTGAAGTAGAGAACATCATCAGGCTGCAGCAGCTAAACATTGGGGGTTTTAGACCACTTCAGCTATGACTCAATTGTATATTATCATCTTATGATTCAGAGGAAAGTGTGAGAAAAGTGGAACATGTCaatgatgtgaaatgaaaacTCAGATAAAGAGTCAattgctggaaaaaaaacaacttaaattgCAAGAATATTCAACCATGTCACAGTGGATATTTTTCCATAAGCTTTTCCATTTCATGGGGGTGTTTTTTGGCACACTCTATGATTTGCATGTCTGCTGTATTTTCCATCGGTTAATGTTTCCATTTGATATTGCATAATTATATGTGGGACCTATCTTAGGAGAGACACCTTGACTCAGTGCCAAACAACAGTCTGAACATCGGCAGCTACTGACCTGAGAGAGTGCTGCCAaactacataaaaacacaaatggtagggtaaatggcctgtacttatataccGCCTTTCTAGTCtattcgaccactcaaagcgctttacaatacatttcattcaccccattcacacacattcatacactgatggcaggagctaccacgcagggtgccaacctgcacatcagaagctaatcattcatacacattcatacaccgttggcacagcaacgggagcaatttggggttaagtgtcttgcccaaggacacatcgacatgtggactggaggagccgggaatcgaaccgccaatcttccaattggtggacgactgctctacctcctgagccacagccgcccgtACAAAGGGTATAAAAAGTGTAGACCCATCTCTGAAAATGAAGGTGTTATATTAGAGTGGGCTTATTGTATTTTACAATTTTGAATCAAATTGGTCCATTTGAATGGAAGATGTTAAATAAATGcgcatataaaaaaataactgaaaaaataaactaGCTCATACACAGGACATTTTTAGTAACTTCATcaaacaaatgaatgtattatgaTGTATGCATGCATTCTTGTCTTCAGGTGACCGctatttacagtatattgttaTGATCTTTTCCTTCGTCAGTTAGGGCCGGTCTCCGGGGGGAATCCCGGACCCCTGCATGTGTTCGCACCCTGTCAATTTGTGTAAAATAAGGTTAATTCATCTGGGGTACTGAACCTAGCCGGTTAGCTGGATAGAGGTTTCAGGATCTGGGCAGTAGGTTtactttgttattttcataaatataatattttggcACTGCATGGTATTTGACTCTCTAGTCAGagtatgttttatttccacAGGTAAGATTAGTGCATCCAGgaaggtttttatttaattttttctcagCTGTAGTGAGTCAGAGGGGATCTGTTGGGTTagaagtgtgttttgttatgtGTGTTCATGATTTGGCGCCATCTGCAGCCGTTCTCTTTGATAGATACATACGACATATGAGAaattaagtgtaaaaaaaaaaagaaaaaagaaaccaagGTAAGCCTGACCTAAAACCGTGACCCCAAAACCGTGATATTAACcgaactgtggattttgtgaaCCGTTCCACCCCTATTAGACAGTACAAGTTCAGAATGTTGACGCATATAGTTCTGATACGATTTGTGTGCTCAGGTGATTGGTTTATACCCATAGACTTGAAGGACGCATAAATATTTCCACAGAATTCTGAGAGACTCTGGTGGTAAGGTCTCAGTCCAATCCTCTAGGAGGGTCCAGGGGCATGCTCCCTCAGAAgaaatgtttgtacatttttaagtcaaatgcatcattctggtgcactctgagggcaaaattaagaggttatgtctagatttttttttgtgctttggtAATTTACCTACTGGTTGAACGGAGATGAAACAGCAAAAAGGTCACACCCACAATGCGCAGGAAAGAAATAttaccagttaataaatgtttgaaacaaactattaaaaaagactaatgtccatatttcagctctgaaacaatgGAAGCAGATGTGATTATCCAACTAATtattaacatataaaacactgtttcagtaaatatatttttctacattgtgtttcaaataactaaactaactgtctgcTAATCAATAAAACTTCCAGATGacttagaagtggatcaggatcagagttgatttattttacagatggaaataaaagaagatctctcattaagaaTGTTTTTAACTGAACCAACTAAAGCAgcattgtgctgctgctgtgttttaaacagcacgcaggtgtttcagattcagaggtttgaggctgagctgcagggttgagtggaggtgtgtggggaagttcatttgtgctgttgaacgtaaccaCTGTgaaaacaaccagaaaatagGGTGTTATTGAcctgattcaccggctttcttactgtcagtgctctctctcttcattcattctctagctcgctcgaccacagctgacacaacagcgtcctgtagcttcttactgacggagcaactctgtcctcaattcagtgtccggaccttttaCACAGAACAGTGTGgtggaataaagtagtagtattcctgccgTGAACAGAGAagtgacagcaaacagcagcagatgctaaagttagctgctcctctcctctgtctcagggGCGGAGCTGAGTCCTCCGTTCAGCAGAGTCAGGGACAGTGGAAAATTGTCACAACTTCACTAAGTAATACAACAACATAATCCGCACACAAGAAGATAACGTATTGTCCTatttctcatttgaaaatacGTTGATATATCTTAAAGACTCAATATACTGCTAATTCCTAAAACAGCGTAACCTTTTGAAGAGTGTACAGACGTGTTCAGCTCACTGTGAAACTGTGATGAGTGAACGGCGGGCTGCCACAgtctttaaccctttcatgcacaGAACGTAAGTTCCAGGAGTCTcctgcatattgatagcggctccctgacgcctgcaaatgagacacaatctccctgAATATGGAGCGAGCAAGCAAGAGTACGCTGTAGAGAGTGTCTGCtcgcgcatgtgtgtgtttgtgtgactattgttacgacttgagctaattctacttgctaaatcatacgctatgtg harbors:
- the LOC133979379 gene encoding granzyme A-like; the protein is MLCSRNLSVVLSSMVILIVQSSHGAEIIGGQVVSPHSMPFMALLETNAPACGGILISPKWVLTAAHCSDIKTVFLGVHSIKSIKEEKDSRQILKVQKRIPHPCYDKSDKVNDIMLLKLSKSAKKTKTVAWLNLDKTIKDPASGSTCKVAGWGKTNNVAKKMSDVLMAVNVTVVDRVKCNSPDYYNLNPVITKGMICAGSDGKNQADTCQGDSGGPLLCNGALVGVTSFGQQCGLIKKPGVYTFLSQKQLDWIKKTMKKSEIQ